The uncultured Methanomethylovorans sp. genome contains a region encoding:
- a CDS encoding ISNCY family transposase — protein MTKKSREYKGVLFEESIENYLNRESASICQFLHFLCIEDISKYVERTLYTNKSWHFKYNVSSMIKLFIVMCFRKLSYEKTVSSLTEEEAILLSFYDENGFIKLPSGKTLHHFVKYRLGEDGLKEIMMLVGEKILSLTQIKEAKIDSTPLEASRYDKHADYNPHYQCKMDKAHITMVGTYPIFMTHTNGNASDSPELIKHIEALKEMNVDIDFYSADGGYDSFLNHADIWYHLNARPIISYSSNAVINKEGEIERIDHWVNKMWKKGGDIHAKIEDKLKFLYKNGRYEQIGMYLRNKNIRDNLFMIFFKKRGECEPEHRHIKHTVKFDIREVRVESRELYSLLSFVAYQFLRLTELQNCMQGKNSVGRFF, from the coding sequence ATGACTAAAAAATCTAGAGAGTATAAAGGAGTCCTCTTCGAGGAGTCCATAGAAAATTATCTGAACAGAGAAAGCGCCTCAATTTGCCAATTCCTGCACTTTCTCTGCATAGAAGATATTTCAAAGTACGTCGAGCGTACTTTGTATACCAACAAAAGTTGGCATTTTAAGTATAACGTTTCATCGATGATAAAACTCTTCATTGTAATGTGTTTCAGGAAATTATCTTATGAAAAGACTGTTTCTTCTTTGACAGAAGAAGAGGCTATTCTACTCTCTTTTTATGATGAGAACGGATTCATAAAACTTCCTTCGGGAAAGACATTACACCACTTTGTGAAATATAGATTGGGTGAAGATGGGCTTAAAGAAATAATGATGTTAGTAGGTGAGAAGATCCTCAGCCTTACCCAAATAAAAGAAGCTAAGATCGATTCAACCCCGCTTGAAGCTTCAAGATACGATAAACATGCTGATTACAATCCACATTATCAATGTAAAATGGATAAAGCACATATTACAATGGTTGGAACATACCCAATATTTATGACCCATACTAATGGTAATGCATCAGATTCCCCTGAACTTATCAAACACATTGAAGCATTGAAAGAAATGAATGTTGATATTGATTTTTATTCTGCTGACGGGGGTTATGACTCTTTCCTGAATCATGCAGATATCTGGTACCATTTGAATGCAAGGCCAATTATTTCGTATTCTTCAAATGCTGTGATAAACAAAGAAGGTGAAATCGAAAGAATTGATCACTGGGTTAATAAGATGTGGAAAAAGGGTGGAGATATACATGCAAAGATTGAAGACAAGCTAAAATTCCTCTATAAAAACGGTAGATATGAACAGATAGGGATGTATCTTCGAAATAAAAATATCCGGGATAACTTGTTCATGATTTTTTTCAAGAAAAGAGGAGAATGTGAACCAGAACACAGGCATATCAAACACACAGTTAAATTCGATATCAGAGAAGTAAGAGTGGAGAGTAGAGAACTCTACTCTCTACTGAGCTTTGTGGCATATCAGTTTTTGAGGCTTACAGAACTACAAAATTGTATGCAAGGAAAAAATTCAGTTGGGAGATTCTTTTGA
- a CDS encoding deoxyribodipyrimidine photo-lyase — protein sequence MYSKSLFIFRRDLRVDDNTGLREALHSSHEVLPCFIFDPRLLEAGKYSKNALQFMLESLVDLEKQLEVMGGRLFLFSDLPHTVVEKLTSEGNIDAVFVNHDYTPFSVSRDEAISKVCTEHGLKFHQLHDSTLQVPGSVKTQQGKPYQVFTQFFRAASKLSVEVPVLVENGSFCNSYVSGALESIPGFDYGNPELFVHGGRSTALKALSDLSWLVDYDLLRDFPAVMGTTGLSAHNRFGTVSIREVYYSLMDHLGFEHTLISELYWRDFFIQLAAEHPRVFGHAFREKFDNLHWDNDPTKFHAWSEGRTGFPIVDAGMRQLNTTGYMHNRVRMIVSSFLVKDLHIDWRLGERYFARKLVDYDPCVNNGNWQWAASTGADATPYFRIFNPWLQQQKFDPECEYIKRWVPELRNMSPKDIHALETKNLPADTVYFQPIVDHKEEKNKALAMFKSV from the coding sequence ATGTATTCTAAGTCGCTTTTCATATTCAGGCGGGATCTGCGTGTTGATGATAATACCGGACTCCGAGAGGCTCTTCACTCTTCACACGAAGTATTGCCTTGTTTTATTTTTGATCCCCGCTTGCTAGAGGCTGGTAAATACAGTAAGAATGCTCTGCAATTCATGTTAGAGTCCCTTGTAGACCTGGAAAAACAGCTTGAGGTGATGGGTGGCAGGTTGTTTTTGTTTTCAGACTTGCCACATACAGTTGTTGAAAAGCTGACCAGTGAAGGGAATATTGATGCTGTTTTTGTGAACCATGACTATACGCCTTTTAGCGTTAGTAGGGATGAGGCAATCTCTAAGGTGTGTACAGAGCATGGATTGAAGTTCCATCAGTTACATGATTCAACTTTGCAGGTGCCCGGTTCTGTGAAGACTCAGCAGGGAAAACCGTACCAGGTTTTCACACAGTTCTTCAGGGCTGCCAGTAAGCTCTCAGTGGAGGTGCCTGTGCTTGTTGAGAATGGTAGTTTTTGTAATTCTTATGTCTCAGGTGCTCTTGAGTCAATTCCTGGATTCGATTACGGTAACCCTGAGTTATTTGTTCATGGCGGGCGCAGCACTGCTCTGAAGGCGCTTTCTGATCTAAGCTGGCTTGTGGATTATGACCTGCTGCGGGATTTTCCGGCTGTAATGGGTACTACTGGACTATCGGCTCATAACAGGTTCGGGACAGTATCTATTCGGGAGGTGTACTACTCTTTAATGGATCATCTGGGGTTTGAACACACTCTAATTTCAGAATTATATTGGAGGGATTTCTTCATCCAGCTTGCAGCTGAACATCCTAGAGTATTTGGTCATGCCTTCAGGGAAAAGTTCGATAATCTTCATTGGGATAATGATCCTACAAAATTCCATGCATGGTCTGAAGGCAGAACAGGTTTTCCTATAGTTGACGCCGGTATGCGGCAGCTTAATACAACAGGTTACATGCACAATAGGGTTAGAATGATTGTGTCTTCTTTCCTTGTGAAGGATCTCCACATTGACTGGCGTTTGGGTGAGCGATATTTTGCCCGGAAGCTTGTAGATTACGATCCATGTGTGAACAATGGCAACTGGCAGTGGGCAGCATCCACTGGCGCAGATGCAACTCCCTATTTCAGGATATTCAATCCATGGCTGCAACAGCAGAAGTTCGACCCTGAGTGTGAATACATTAAGAGATGGGTTCCTGAACTGAGGAACATGAGTCCGAAGGACATTCATGCTTTGGAAACCAAAAATCTTCCTGCAGACACAGTTTATTTTCAGCCTATAGTGGACCATAAAGAGGAAAAAAATAAAGCTCTGGCTATGTTCAAGTCAGTATGA
- a CDS encoding MarR family transcriptional regulator has translation MDNAIMLLGSIAHIQRNNLAYMAKELEAYHIGSGQFEFLLFLYHYDGVSQEAIAKRLKVSKATSARSIQDLEKEGYVYRQRDENDLRAYKVYLTEKGKGMRDIIFKKQATLIDFLFSDFIFEEKEIFKLLIHKAAVKLFEPGFEPPSDKANGMR, from the coding sequence ATGGATAATGCAATAATGTTACTGGGTTCGATTGCCCATATCCAGCGGAACAATTTAGCCTATATGGCAAAAGAACTCGAAGCTTATCATATCGGCAGCGGACAATTTGAGTTTTTACTATTTTTGTATCACTACGATGGTGTATCCCAAGAGGCCATTGCAAAACGCCTCAAAGTGAGTAAAGCAACAAGTGCCAGATCTATCCAGGATCTTGAAAAAGAAGGCTATGTTTACAGGCAAAGGGACGAAAATGACCTTCGGGCTTACAAGGTTTATCTTACTGAAAAAGGTAAGGGAATGAGAGATATAATTTTTAAAAAACAAGCCACTTTGATAGATTTTCTTTTTTCGGATTTTATCTTTGAGGAAAAAGAAATTTTTAAGCTCCTCATCCATAAAGCTGCGGTTAAACTTTTTGAGCCTGGGTTTGAGCCTCCATCTGATAAAGCGAATGGGATGAGATGA
- a CDS encoding carboxypeptidase regulatory-like domain-containing protein — protein MTKGSKTFKYIFSMLLLLVFLGVTIWSANAADNGKITVTVTDAYSYTVIPGATVTVNGITATTGYDGSVTIETAAGTYTATASAYGYKVGSTSVTVSPGVTNSANLLLTPESVPNGKVTVTVTDIYSRAVIPGATVIVNGIMATTGYDGAATIEVAAGTYTVTASAYGYNVGSTSVTVGSGGISSSSLLLTPESVPNSKVTVTVTDTYSRAVIPGATVIVNGIMATTGYDGTATIEVAAGTYTVTASAYGYNAGSTSVTVGSGGTGSSTIALTPESVPNSKVTVKVTDIYSYAAIPGATVIVNGIMATTDYDGIATIETAAGTYTVTASAYGYNAGSTSVTVASGATGSSTIALTPESVPNGKVTVKVTDTSSYAVIPGATVIVNGIIATTDYDGVATIETAAGTYTVTASAYGYNAGSTSVTVVSGKEVASFVHLKSISANETTSTSQTGGGGGIQLDDKNPLVSRAVNETIKSIPGFNIVEPIVFLVLLNVGVRKQKKR, from the coding sequence ATGACTAAAGGATCGAAGACTTTTAAGTATATATTCAGTATGCTTCTATTACTGGTCTTTTTGGGGGTTACTATCTGGTCAGCTAATGCTGCTGACAATGGCAAGATTACAGTGACAGTAACTGATGCCTATTCATATACAGTAATACCTGGAGCAACTGTAACGGTAAATGGTATAACAGCAACTACTGGTTATGATGGTTCCGTCACTATAGAAACAGCTGCTGGCACATATACTGCAACAGCCAGTGCATATGGGTACAAAGTAGGTAGCACAAGCGTTACAGTATCTCCTGGAGTGACAAATTCCGCTAATTTACTCCTTACACCGGAATCTGTTCCCAACGGTAAGGTAACGGTGACAGTAACTGATATTTATTCACGTGCAGTGATACCTGGAGCAACTGTAATAGTAAACGGCATAATGGCAACTACTGGTTATGATGGTGCCGCCACCATAGAAGTGGCTGCCGGCACATATACTGTAACAGCCAGTGCATACGGATATAATGTAGGCAGCACAAGCGTTACAGTAGGATCAGGAGGAATAAGTTCCAGTAGCTTACTTTTGACTCCGGAGTCTGTTCCCAACAGTAAGGTAACGGTGACAGTAACTGATACCTATTCACGTGCAGTGATACCTGGAGCAACTGTAATAGTAAACGGCATAATGGCAACTACTGGTTATGATGGTACCGCCACCATAGAAGTGGCTGCTGGTACATATACTGTAACAGCCAGTGCATACGGATATAATGCAGGCAGCACAAGCGTTACAGTAGGATCAGGAGGCACAGGTTCCAGTACCATAGCCCTGACTCCAGAGTCTGTTCCCAACAGTAAGGTAACAGTGAAGGTAACTGATATCTATTCATATGCAGCAATACCTGGAGCAACTGTAATAGTAAACGGCATAATGGCAACTACTGATTATGATGGCATTGCCACCATAGAAACAGCTGCTGGTACCTATACTGTAACAGCCAGTGCATACGGATATAATGCAGGCAGCACAAGTGTTACAGTAGCTTCAGGAGCCACAGGTTCCAGTACTATAGCCCTGACTCCAGAGTCTGTTCCCAACGGTAAGGTAACAGTGAAGGTAACTGATACCTCTTCATATGCAGTAATACCTGGTGCAACTGTAATAGTAAACGGTATTATAGCAACTACTGATTATGATGGCGTTGCCACCATAGAAACAGCTGCTGGTACCTATACTGTAACAGCCAGTGCATACGGATATAATGCAGGCAGCACAAGCGTTACAGTAGTCTCAGGGAAAGAAGTTGCTTCTTTCGTACATCTGAAATCTATATCTGCGAATGAAACAACATCTACTTCCCAAACAGGTGGAGGGGGTGGAATCCAATTGGATGATAAAAATCCGTTGGTTTCTAGAGCTGTAAATGAAACGATAAAATCCATTCCAGGATTCAATATTGTTGAACCAATTGTATTTCTGGTTCTACTGAATGTGGGAGTGAGAAAACAGAAGAAAAGATAA
- a CDS encoding TIR domain-containing protein: protein MFILFVENCVHPHVISNDVAQKELVSGINDFLRVDNLRLDVSIDFNGKTLYKIKSMNDKNEVNYDIVLSFAGEDRVYVEKVADFLRERGVNLFYDKYETATLWGKDLYEHLAKVYGGNARYCVMFISENYKKKLWTTHERRNAFAKAFMKNEEYILPARFDNTEIEGLRNTIGYIDLTEYDPNEFAELILEKLGKRE, encoded by the coding sequence ATGTTCATTCTATTCGTTGAAAATTGCGTTCATCCCCATGTGATTTCCAACGATGTGGCCCAAAAAGAATTGGTTTCAGGAATTAATGATTTCCTAAGAGTGGATAATCTTCGATTAGATGTATCTATTGATTTTAATGGCAAAACACTCTATAAGATAAAATCTATGAATGACAAAAATGAAGTAAACTATGATATAGTTTTATCCTTTGCAGGAGAAGACCGCGTATATGTAGAAAAAGTTGCAGATTTTTTAAGAGAAAGAGGTGTCAATCTATTTTATGATAAATATGAGACTGCGACATTATGGGGAAAAGACCTATATGAACATCTTGCTAAGGTATATGGGGGAAATGCTCGTTACTGTGTCATGTTCATATCAGAGAACTATAAGAAGAAATTATGGACTACTCATGAAAGACGTAATGCATTTGCAAAAGCTTTCATGAAAAATGAAGAGTACATTTTGCCTGCACGCTTTGATAATACTGAAATAGAAGGCTTAAGGAATACTATAGGTTATATTGATCTAACAGAATACGATCCAAACGAATTTGCAGAATTAATATTGGAGAAATTAGGTAAAAGGGAGTAA
- a CDS encoding MATE family efflux transporter, translating to MVIEDQLRSESIGKLFRRFVFPATMGIVVAGVQTIIDGYFIGNGVGSQGLAAVTLAFPAVMLIVAVAVMIGMGSSSLVALELGRSNKDKARKIVANVFPLLFVVAAVITIVGLAFGDSLLSLFDAPVVVQGMANDYISVVFIGSVFFLLTMTLDPLVRNDGYPTIAMNIMVVSVLTNLVLDYVFVMKMGMGVSGAAIATVIAFALSAVRLTLHFFSSKAGLKMSLGNFRFEPRTVQKILESGLPSFAMQLSVSVLFFAHNFVLLKYGSDADVSAYGIIGYSFSIFYMLFEGIAMGVQPIIGFNYGAGLYDRVCRTLKFAMITCVVVGAFGFLIFFLFPEKVVQFFTPGDPLLLGVTVNGMRIFVLSLLVQGVVVVNATYYQSINRVRSALFIHLGKIFVFLLPLLFTLPMIFGLKGVWFATPVADYVMFFIVMVMLAEELKELRGENQMCSCK from the coding sequence ATGGTAATTGAGGATCAACTGCGTTCTGAAAGCATCGGTAAGCTCTTCAGGAGGTTTGTTTTCCCGGCGACTATGGGTATTGTAGTGGCTGGTGTACAAACCATAATTGATGGGTATTTCATAGGTAATGGTGTGGGCAGCCAGGGGCTTGCAGCTGTTACTCTGGCTTTTCCTGCAGTGATGTTAATTGTTGCTGTAGCTGTAATGATAGGTATGGGCTCTTCCAGTCTTGTGGCTCTTGAGCTTGGCAGATCGAACAAGGATAAAGCTAGGAAGATAGTAGCCAATGTTTTCCCCCTTTTGTTCGTTGTAGCTGCTGTAATCACAATAGTGGGTCTTGCATTTGGTGACTCACTTTTAAGTTTGTTCGATGCGCCTGTAGTTGTACAGGGTATGGCAAATGATTACATAAGTGTGGTATTCATAGGCTCTGTGTTCTTCTTACTTACCATGACTCTTGACCCACTTGTGAGGAACGACGGTTATCCTACGATCGCTATGAACATCATGGTGGTTTCCGTATTGACCAATCTGGTCCTTGACTATGTCTTTGTCATGAAAATGGGTATGGGCGTGTCCGGGGCAGCCATTGCAACGGTAATTGCATTCGCTCTGAGTGCGGTTCGTTTGACGTTGCATTTCTTCAGCAGCAAAGCAGGTCTGAAAATGAGCCTTGGGAATTTCAGGTTTGAACCGCGAACCGTGCAGAAGATATTGGAAAGCGGGCTACCTTCCTTTGCAATGCAGTTATCGGTATCTGTGCTGTTTTTTGCACACAATTTCGTGCTTTTGAAATATGGTTCGGATGCGGATGTATCGGCTTACGGTATCATAGGTTATTCTTTCTCCATATTCTACATGCTGTTCGAGGGGATAGCTATGGGGGTGCAGCCGATTATAGGATTCAATTACGGTGCTGGTCTGTATGACAGGGTGTGCAGGACTCTGAAATTTGCTATGATAACATGTGTTGTTGTGGGTGCTTTTGGATTTCTGATCTTCTTCCTGTTCCCTGAAAAGGTGGTGCAGTTTTTCACCCCTGGTGATCCTCTTCTCCTTGGGGTTACTGTCAATGGCATGAGGATATTCGTGCTTTCTTTGCTTGTACAGGGCGTTGTGGTTGTGAACGCCACATACTACCAGTCCATAAACCGGGTCAGGTCTGCTCTTTTCATCCACCTGGGTAAGATCTTTGTATTCCTGCTACCGCTTTTGTTCACATTGCCCATGATATTCGGGCTCAAAGGCGTATGGTTTGCTACTCCGGTAGCCGATTACGTGATGTTCTTCATAGTGATGGTGATGCTTGCCGAAGAACTAAAGGAGTTACGAGGGGAGAATCAGATGTGTAGCTGTAAGTAA
- a CDS encoding DUF131 domain-containing protein yields MVVQLLMSMGILCIFIGFILFFIGSFMSSSESSSGARHEHVRHQASDNGEEIHQGLEDMFTRTEVRGGGIIMIGPIPIILGTDSKSTQVVILLAIVLMLITFFFFR; encoded by the coding sequence ATGGTAGTACAATTGCTGATGTCAATGGGAATATTGTGCATATTCATTGGTTTCATTTTGTTTTTCATTGGTAGTTTCATGTCTTCCAGTGAAAGTAGTAGTGGGGCAAGACATGAGCATGTTCGACATCAGGCAAGTGATAACGGCGAAGAGATTCATCAAGGTTTAGAAGATATGTTCACAAGGACTGAAGTTCGTGGTGGAGGTATTATTATGATTGGTCCTATCCCTATAATCCTGGGTACTGACAGTAAAAGCACTCAGGTAGTTATACTGCTTGCTATAGTTCTGATGCTGATAACTTTTTTCTTTTTCAGGTGA
- a CDS encoding MATE family efflux transporter: MGEKSDFLGKDNVRKLLFKFSTPIIIGMLVQALYNVVDTFFVGLAYGTNSVQAIGGLCIAFPVQMIIMAFGIVLGTGGSSIISRALGARNNEKAERVLGNVFSLSLLLSVLIAVPCLLYLEPILKVFGATAGVLPYARDYLKYIILGGIFSVFGVAVQNIIRSEGNSRLAMNAMLVGGGLNILLDPIFMFGYGMGVEGAAIATVLSQAVVSIWLLLYYLKGKGAIHFKSQNLKPYPEIIKEIGAIGTGSFIMGCSNSLMMIVVYNILAIFGGDVAIAVLGVVMKINSFIFLPLLGMGFGLQPIVGFNYGGKKYDRIVEAVKMALGTPLIGLNVVASIFFQALGRAKPAFILSISRQLLFLIPAVVLLPRFYGLNGAWAAFPVSDLLAFMLSGFMLFRAYRVFEKSKKSIG; encoded by the coding sequence ATGGGTGAAAAAAGTGATTTTCTTGGTAAAGATAATGTAAGAAAGCTCCTGTTTAAGTTTTCAACTCCCATTATCATTGGAATGTTGGTACAGGCTCTTTATAATGTAGTGGATACGTTTTTCGTGGGACTGGCGTATGGAACAAATAGTGTCCAGGCCATAGGTGGACTCTGCATAGCTTTTCCAGTCCAGATGATTATAATGGCATTTGGAATTGTTCTCGGGACAGGGGGATCTTCCATAATCTCGCGGGCTCTTGGAGCACGAAATAATGAAAAAGCTGAAAGAGTTCTGGGAAATGTTTTTTCCCTTAGTTTACTTTTGAGTGTGCTTATAGCCGTCCCTTGTCTTCTTTACCTTGAACCCATTTTAAAGGTATTCGGAGCAACTGCTGGAGTTCTGCCTTATGCCAGAGATTACTTGAAGTATATTATTTTAGGCGGTATTTTCTCCGTTTTCGGAGTGGCTGTTCAGAATATAATCAGATCTGAAGGAAACTCTCGTCTTGCAATGAATGCTATGCTTGTAGGAGGCGGTCTCAATATATTGCTTGATCCCATTTTCATGTTTGGTTATGGGATGGGCGTCGAAGGAGCTGCAATTGCAACCGTACTGTCACAAGCCGTAGTTTCGATCTGGCTCCTGCTATATTATCTTAAAGGAAAAGGAGCTATTCATTTCAAATCACAAAATTTAAAACCATATCCTGAAATCATCAAGGAAATTGGGGCCATTGGTACTGGTTCTTTTATAATGGGATGTTCAAACAGTTTGATGATGATCGTAGTGTATAACATCCTCGCAATTTTTGGAGGAGACGTTGCAATTGCTGTTTTGGGTGTAGTAATGAAGATTAATTCCTTCATTTTCCTGCCTCTTCTGGGTATGGGCTTTGGATTACAACCGATTGTAGGGTTTAACTACGGGGGAAAGAAGTATGATAGAATAGTAGAAGCTGTAAAAATGGCTCTGGGAACGCCTTTGATAGGTTTGAACGTAGTTGCATCGATCTTCTTCCAGGCATTAGGAAGGGCAAAACCCGCTTTTATTCTTTCTATTAGCAGGCAACTACTGTTCCTTATTCCCGCGGTTGTGCTGCTTCCCCGTTTTTATGGCCTTAATGGGGCTTGGGCAGCTTTTCCTGTGTCGGACCTACTGGCATTTATGCTCTCTGGGTTTATGCTTTTCAGGGCATATAGGGTATTCGAGAAGAGTAAAAAGTCCATAGGATGA
- the cas1 gene encoding CRISPR-associated endonuclease Cas1, with protein MGVEGGVAWKYWNEFSKAIPEKYDFCSRIDQYRRPVAAGDMVNVMLNYSYALLEAECLRAINTVGLDAHVGFLHEMNPSKNSLAYDLQEPFRFLVDLAVISLIESKKMEDKDFIRTESYSLRLKPSGAKKVTEEFQNWMNKKVPYQKNSVTWNYALLLKTRELVQYLVEKRKVIDFSKPEFTIDRQDSDDIRQKILCISYTDWKNMGFSKGTLHYMKQNAKADKPFTLNAHVRERLEMWE; from the coding sequence ATGGGCGTTGAGGGTGGTGTTGCCTGGAAATACTGGAATGAGTTTTCAAAGGCTATTCCTGAGAAATATGATTTCTGTTCCAGGATAGACCAATACAGAAGGCCAGTAGCGGCGGGCGATATGGTCAATGTTATGCTCAATTATAGTTATGCTTTACTTGAAGCTGAGTGTTTGAGAGCCATTAATACAGTTGGTTTGGATGCTCATGTAGGTTTCTTACACGAAATGAATCCAAGTAAGAACAGTTTAGCCTATGATCTTCAAGAGCCTTTCAGATTCCTTGTTGATCTTGCAGTAATCAGCCTTATTGAATCTAAGAAAATGGAAGATAAGGATTTTATCAGGACAGAAAGCTATTCCCTCAGGCTAAAACCTTCAGGTGCAAAGAAAGTAACTGAAGAGTTCCAGAATTGGATGAATAAGAAAGTTCCGTATCAGAAAAACTCAGTAACCTGGAATTATGCTTTGTTATTGAAAACCAGAGAGCTAGTTCAATACCTTGTTGAGAAAAGGAAGGTTATTGATTTTAGTAAGCCTGAATTTACTATTGATAGACAGGATTCAGACGACATCAGACAGAAGATACTGTGTATTTCTTACACTGATTGGAAGAACATGGGATTCTCAAAAGGTACTTTGCATTATATGAAACAGAATGCTAAGGCAGATAAGCCATTTACTTTGAATGCTCATGTAAGGGAAAGGTTGGAGATGTGGGAGTAA
- the uvrB gene encoding excinuclease ABC subunit UvrB, whose amino-acid sequence MRPFTLVSDYSPKGDQPEAISKLTDGISKGLKHQTLLGVTGSGKTFTIANVIQNVQKPTLVIAHNKTLAAQLFSEFREFFPNNAVEYFVSYYDYYQPEAYLPTSDTYIEKDASINEEIERLRLSATRSLMERRDVIVVSSVSCIYSLGSPQEWRAMTVMLAVGEEINRSTLFADLINIQYERNDIEPAQGTFRSRGDTIEVFPAQDKRGIRIELFGDQIDRIAYFEPLTGKVQEELGIGETLAIYPAKHFVMPQEYIDKALVEIEEELKGQLSRLRAENKLLEAQRLEQRTKFDLEMITELGYCSGIENYSRHFDGRKPGEPPSSLLDFFPEDYLMVIDESHVTIPQIRGMYNGDRARKESLVSYGFRLPSALDNRPLKYDEFAKHINTVIYVSATPAEYEVEISKSVVEQIIRPTGLVDPEITIRSVETQVDDLIGEISKMTAKGYRILVTTLTKRMAEELTDYLHELGVRVRYMHSDIDTIQRTEIIRSLRKGDFDVLIGINLLREGLDIPEVALVAILDADKEGFLRSERSLIQTIGRASRNAEGRVILYADKITGSIERAVNETNRRRRLQMEFNEKHGIIPQTIRKALQRELVEVDETAIPEALLVAEDKSEKEVTGMIIDLEAEMHLAAKNLEFERAAELRDMIKELRTSYSL is encoded by the coding sequence ATGCGCCCATTCACACTAGTATCTGATTATTCTCCAAAAGGTGACCAGCCAGAAGCCATATCCAAGTTGACCGATGGTATTAGTAAAGGACTGAAACACCAGACCTTATTGGGTGTAACGGGTTCAGGCAAGACGTTCACAATAGCCAATGTGATTCAGAATGTCCAGAAGCCTACTCTGGTGATAGCACATAACAAGACTCTTGCAGCACAATTGTTTTCGGAGTTCCGGGAATTTTTTCCAAATAACGCTGTGGAATATTTTGTCAGTTACTACGACTATTATCAGCCTGAGGCTTATCTTCCTACGAGTGATACGTATATTGAAAAAGATGCATCCATCAATGAAGAGATCGAAAGGTTACGTCTGTCTGCCACCAGATCTCTGATGGAGCGCAGAGATGTTATTGTAGTTTCAAGTGTTTCCTGTATATACAGCTTAGGTTCACCACAGGAATGGCGTGCTATGACAGTGATGCTCGCTGTAGGTGAAGAAATAAACCGTTCTACGTTATTTGCAGATTTGATCAATATTCAGTATGAGCGCAATGATATAGAGCCAGCACAAGGAACTTTTCGTTCACGAGGGGATACAATAGAGGTATTTCCGGCTCAGGATAAGCGGGGCATAAGGATCGAATTGTTTGGGGACCAGATAGATCGGATAGCCTATTTTGAACCACTCACTGGTAAGGTCCAGGAAGAGCTGGGTATTGGTGAGACTTTGGCTATATATCCTGCAAAGCATTTCGTCATGCCTCAGGAATACATCGACAAAGCACTTGTAGAAATCGAAGAAGAACTTAAAGGGCAGCTATCTAGGCTGCGGGCGGAGAATAAGCTGCTTGAGGCTCAGCGTCTCGAACAGAGAACAAAGTTTGATTTGGAAATGATTACAGAATTGGGTTATTGTAGCGGTATAGAAAACTATTCTCGGCACTTTGACGGCAGAAAGCCCGGAGAACCACCTTCTTCACTACTGGATTTCTTTCCAGAGGATTATCTGATGGTAATCGATGAGTCTCATGTGACCATTCCTCAGATAAGGGGTATGTACAACGGAGATAGGGCCAGAAAAGAATCACTTGTGTCATACGGCTTCAGGCTACCTTCGGCTCTGGACAATAGGCCTCTTAAATACGATGAATTTGCAAAGCATATTAATACTGTCATCTATGTTTCCGCCACACCTGCCGAATATGAAGTGGAGATAAGTAAGTCTGTGGTGGAGCAGATCATCCGCCCCACTGGACTTGTGGATCCGGAGATTACAATTCGCTCTGTGGAGACTCAGGTAGATGATCTCATTGGGGAAATCTCCAAGATGACTGCCAAGGGTTACAGGATACTTGTCACTACTCTTACCAAGAGAATGGCTGAGGAACTCACTGACTATCTGCACGAACTGGGTGTAAGAGTGCGATATATGCATTCGGATATTGATACCATTCAGAGGACTGAGATAATTCGCAGCCTGCGCAAGGGTGATTTTGATGTGCTGATAGGTATTAACCTCTTGAGGGAGGGACTAGATATCCCTGAGGTTGCGCTGGTCGCAATTCTTGATGCAGATAAAGAAGGTTTCCTGCGATCTGAGCGATCTCTTATCCAGACTATAGGCCGGGCATCGAGGAACGCTGAAGGCAGAGTAATACTGTATGCTGACAAAATCACAGGCTCTATCGAACGTGCTGTGAATGAGACTAACAGGCGTCGCAGGCTCCAGATGGAATTCAACGAAAAACACGGGATCATCCCTCAGACTATCAGAAAAGCATTGCAGCGTGAACTTGTGGAGGTTGATGAAACAGCTATACCTGAGGCACTTCTGGTGGCAGAGGACAAGTCTGAAAAGGAAGTTACGGGCATGATCATTGACCTTGAAGCTGAGATGCACCTTGCCGCAAAGAACCTGGAATTTGAGAGGGCCGCAGAGCTTCGCGACATGATTAAAGAACTGCGTACAAGCTATTCACTGTGA